The genome window TTTCAGGCGGTTCACCACGATGTCTGGGATCGGGACTTTCCGGCTCCGCCCAACCTGATCACGGTGACGCAGAACGGGAAGAAAATCGATGCCGTTGCGCAGGTCACCAAGGCAGGATTCGTGTACGTGTTTGATCGCGTCACGGGAAAGCCACTTTTCCCGATCAAGGAGGTGCCGGTGCCCAAGTCGGACATACCGGGTGAAGTGACCTGGCCAACGCAGCCTGTTCCGCAGAAACCCGCACCATTCGCGCGGCAGACCATGACCGAAGCCGACATCAATCCGCATTCCGATGATCGCGATTCGTTAAAAACGGTACTTCGTTCGGTGGGCAAACGATTTTTTGAGCCGATCAGTAAGCGGGGCAGCCTGATGTTTCCCGGCACCGACGGCGGGGCTGAGTGGGGTGGGGCAGCGGCTGACCCGGATGGTATTCTGTACGTCAATGCCAACGATGTCCCCTGGATCTTTACGATGATCGATGCGCCCAAAAATGACGAGCTAGCCCATTTGAGCCCAGGTCAGCGGGTGTATACCCAAAACTGTATCGGCTGCCACGGCCCCGAACGAAAAGGCAATGCCCGTAGCGGTTACCCGTCCCTGGTCGATATCGGGCAACGACGCGACCGGCCCTATGTCACGCAGATCGTCAGCAACGGGAAAGGGATGATGCCCGGCTTTACAACGCTATCGGCTGAACAAAAGCAGGCATTGATCGCCTTTTTGTTTGGCGAAGAGAAGCAGGAAGTTGGCCGCTCGGCTGCTGTAGCGAACGTAAAGCAGCCGTATCTGCCGTATAAAGTTACGGGCTACAACAAGTTTCAGGACAGCAAAGGCTACCCGGCCATTGCGCCACCGTGGGGAACGCTGAATGCTATTGATCTCAACACGGGCGAGTATCTGTGGAAAATCCCGCTTGGGGAAGATAAGGCCTTAAAGGCCAAAGGGATTCGCAATACGGGAACCGAGAACTACGGTGGTCCGGTCATTACGGCCAGTGGGGTATTGTTTATTGCTGCCACGAAAGACGAGAAATTCCGGGCTTTTGATAAGAAAACTGGAAAACTCCTCTGGGAAACGGATCTACCAGCGGCTGGCTTCGCGACGCCAGCCACATATCAAGCTGGTGGGAAACAGTATGTGGTCATCGCCTGTGGAGGGGCCAAGCTCGGGGCAAAAAAAGGAAATCAATACGTTGCGTTTGCCTTGCCTTAACAACACAGACTCGCCAGAAAGAGAGCGCAAGTATATTTCGTAATGGTTGCAGTGTGGTATCCGAGAGGCCGTATCTTAAGATACGGCCTCTCGGATACCACACTGCAACCGTCCGCTGGACATAAGGTCGTACTGTCTGGTGAAAGAAGTAATAAAAGAGGTTTTTCCGCTCATACCTTTATATATCCGTTCATCCTGCCTATTCGCCAATTGCATATAATTAGATAGTTGTCTAAATGATTAATTAGATATTTGTCTAAGTATTTAACCGAGCGCTAATGAACAATCTATTTAAAGCGTTGAATGACCCAACCCGACGACAGATACTGGATCTGTTGCGGGAAGGCGATCTAAACGCTGGTGATATTGCGGAACGGTTTGACATGACAAAACCCAGCATCTCGCACCACCTCGACCTGCTTCGTCAGGCTGGGCTGGTCGAGTCCGTCAAGCAGGGTCAGTTCATTACTTACTCGCTGAACACGACCGTACTCGACGAGCTGCTGGCGTGGCTCATGAGTTTCCAGAAAAGCGAATCGACCGTTGCCACTACCCAAAACGAATCCCAACCAAATCCGTAAACACCTTTGTCAATTATGAAAACAACGTCGACAACC of Spirosoma agri contains these proteins:
- a CDS encoding autorepressor SdpR family transcription factor; translation: MNNLFKALNDPTRRQILDLLREGDLNAGDIAERFDMTKPSISHHLDLLRQAGLVESVKQGQFITYSLNTTVLDELLAWLMSFQKSESTVATTQNESQPNP
- a CDS encoding outer membrane protein assembly factor BamB family protein, translated to MKRLLLPLGALALLTFGWSRFQQNPADDKPNDNTNWGEYLGGPDRNHYSALSQITPDNVNTLKVAWTYAARDSGQIQANPIIVDGVLYGVTPTVQVFALDAATGKEIWKVGDPLKAWHSTSRGVTYWQSGDESRILYTVGPLLYAIDAKNGKPILSFGENGHADLHEGLGQAASDKFIISNTPGTLFDDLIVMPVRVSEDVGGAPGYIRAFNVRTGKLAWTFRTIPYPNEYGYNTWPKEAYRDPAIGAANNWSGMAVDRRRGILYVPTGSAAYDFYGGNRIGQNLFANCLLALDVRTGKRLWHFQAVHHDVWDRDFPAPPNLITVTQNGKKIDAVAQVTKAGFVYVFDRVTGKPLFPIKEVPVPKSDIPGEVTWPTQPVPQKPAPFARQTMTEADINPHSDDRDSLKTVLRSVGKRFFEPISKRGSLMFPGTDGGAEWGGAAADPDGILYVNANDVPWIFTMIDAPKNDELAHLSPGQRVYTQNCIGCHGPERKGNARSGYPSLVDIGQRRDRPYVTQIVSNGKGMMPGFTTLSAEQKQALIAFLFGEEKQEVGRSAAVANVKQPYLPYKVTGYNKFQDSKGYPAIAPPWGTLNAIDLNTGEYLWKIPLGEDKALKAKGIRNTGTENYGGPVITASGVLFIAATKDEKFRAFDKKTGKLLWETDLPAAGFATPATYQAGGKQYVVIACGGAKLGAKKGNQYVAFALP